The following coding sequences lie in one Nitrospirota bacterium genomic window:
- a CDS encoding TonB-dependent receptor, translated as MHPVCRKSLTAEPGFQFIGFPEPTPYARALVLVWWALMQPAPAMAQEFPPGVQEELRLLKEETVTTPIRHEQPISQAPSNVYVITDEDIRHSGAVDLPTLLRRVPGLEVMQMTGADFNVSARGDNQVFANKLLVLVDGRSIYVDVQGSVFWKTIPVTLPEIKRIEVVKGPIEALYGFNAFDGVVNIITKSPEEIKGTTLQVGGGEFGTLTGAAIHAGTQGKLGYRLSIGEDQTQQWDDRHALAFRAYKFNVHTEYALDEASRLVVSGGLVDANRFDGPVTDRVGLNGKFTDGYANIGYERRNFFVRAWWREFDTAADFRTHPGLAGLFVLTDRDGRPIGAFVNNSYNVEAQHAVEVGGGHRLTYGVNYRHNSLSSNIIDRYGREDRLGVYLQGEWQLARPVRLVTGIRYDLHTEINPTVSPRVSLLYTPIPDHTFRATLSVAYRPPTLLETHLDTRAVLPGPVVTTGVPTSNLNPEQIVSYEVGYQGWFLRHRLRLRADLFLNHISDLIAVRTPTATTAVNINEGEADIYGGEAGVEFLATSWLTGFANYAYQEVGQTFTTRAQRGAPRFKVNAGLRAEWANGISAEALWHHYGAAVYPIDPTFATLAHFSAVVPDGRVGSYNLLNLRVAYRFWREKVELAVSAFNALNDRHREHPLGEVIGSRVMAWLTAKLW; from the coding sequence GTGCATCCAGTTTGTAGGAAATCCCTTACAGCCGAACCGGGATTCCAATTCATCGGTTTCCCAGAGCCGACTCCTTACGCCCGCGCGCTGGTCCTGGTCTGGTGGGCCCTCATGCAGCCGGCCCCGGCGATGGCTCAAGAATTCCCGCCCGGCGTCCAGGAAGAGCTCCGCTTGCTCAAGGAGGAAACGGTCACGACGCCCATCCGTCACGAGCAGCCGATCTCTCAGGCGCCCTCCAATGTGTACGTGATCACCGACGAAGATATCCGCCATTCCGGCGCCGTGGATCTCCCGACCCTGCTTCGCCGCGTGCCGGGCCTGGAAGTGATGCAAATGACGGGGGCGGATTTCAACGTCAGCGCCCGCGGGGATAACCAGGTCTTCGCCAACAAGCTGTTGGTGCTCGTCGACGGGCGGTCGATCTACGTGGACGTGCAGGGCTCGGTGTTCTGGAAGACCATCCCGGTGACGCTGCCGGAGATCAAGCGCATCGAGGTGGTGAAAGGGCCGATCGAGGCGCTGTATGGGTTCAATGCCTTTGACGGCGTCGTCAACATCATCACGAAATCGCCGGAAGAGATTAAAGGCACAACCTTGCAGGTCGGCGGCGGCGAGTTCGGCACGCTGACCGGCGCCGCGATCCACGCCGGCACCCAGGGCAAGCTCGGCTACCGCCTCTCGATCGGCGAAGATCAGACCCAGCAGTGGGACGACCGCCATGCGCTCGCCTTTCGAGCGTATAAATTCAACGTCCATACCGAGTATGCGCTCGACGAGGCCTCGCGGCTGGTGGTTTCGGGAGGACTGGTCGACGCCAACCGATTTGACGGGCCGGTCACCGATCGAGTCGGGCTGAACGGCAAGTTCACCGACGGATACGCGAACATCGGCTATGAACGGCGGAATTTTTTCGTCCGGGCGTGGTGGCGGGAATTCGACACGGCCGCGGACTTCAGGACCCACCCGGGGCTCGCCGGCCTATTCGTGCTCACGGATCGTGACGGCCGGCCCATCGGCGCCTTCGTCAACAACTCCTACAATGTCGAAGCACAGCACGCGGTCGAGGTGGGCGGGGGGCACCGCCTCACCTACGGCGTGAATTACCGCCACAATTCCCTCTCGAGCAACATCATCGACCGGTACGGCCGGGAAGACCGGTTGGGCGTGTATCTCCAGGGCGAATGGCAGCTCGCCCGGCCTGTCCGGCTGGTAACCGGGATCCGTTACGATCTCCATACGGAGATCAACCCCACGGTGAGCCCGCGCGTCTCCCTGCTGTACACGCCCATCCCCGATCATACGTTCCGCGCCACGCTGTCGGTGGCGTATCGACCTCCGACCTTGCTGGAGACGCACCTCGATACCCGCGCGGTTCTCCCCGGGCCGGTCGTGACGACCGGAGTGCCCACCTCGAATCTCAATCCCGAGCAAATCGTGTCCTACGAGGTCGGCTATCAAGGCTGGTTCCTGCGACACCGGCTCAGGCTGCGGGCGGATCTATTTCTCAATCACATCTCCGACCTGATTGCGGTGCGCACCCCGACGGCCACGACCGCTGTCAATATCAACGAGGGCGAGGCCGACATCTACGGCGGGGAGGCGGGCGTCGAGTTTCTGGCGACGTCGTGGCTGACCGGCTTTGCAAACTACGCCTATCAGGAAGTCGGGCAGACCTTCACGACCCGCGCGCAGCGCGGGGCCCCACGGTTCAAAGTCAACGCGGGCCTGCGCGCCGAATGGGCCAATGGGATCAGCGCCGAGGCGCTGTGGCACCATTACGGAGCCGCCGTCTATCCGATCGACCCCACCTTCGCGACCCTGGCCCACTTCAGCGCCGTGGTCCCGGACGGACGGGTCGGCAGCTACAATCTCCTGAATCTGCGAGTGGCCTACCGTTTCTGGCGTGAAAAAGTCGAGCTGGCTGTCTCGGCCTTCAACGCCCTGAATGACCGGCACAGAGAGCATCCCCTGGGCGAGGTGATCGGAAGCCGAGTGATGGCCTGGTTGACGGCGAAGCTCTGGTGA
- a CDS encoding alpha/beta hydrolase, giving the protein MKRLPTPFLVPTHGASWVWDHVRPLLRFPSLAVDLPGHGAKPGDLNSLSYADCVKSIQEELPDQGRFILVGHSLGATVVLALAESLPARIAHLVIIAGPVPRPGRSITDSFPLLIRVASRVVLRSSDPTFPPSPRLAARTMLNGLDRRVVQETCARLTAESRFLVLEPLRWSGRPSVPCTYIRCLRDRSALSPRHQERMARNLGAQVQMFSLGTCHYPMLERPEDIAALLNRVGDAVIVNFA; this is encoded by the coding sequence ATGAAACGACTCCCGACCCCTTTTCTTGTCCCCACGCATGGAGCGTCATGGGTTTGGGACCACGTGCGCCCGCTCTTGCGTTTCCCGTCGTTGGCGGTTGATTTGCCGGGCCATGGTGCGAAACCCGGTGACCTGAATTCCTTGAGCTACGCTGACTGTGTCAAGAGTATTCAGGAAGAATTACCCGACCAAGGGCGATTCATCCTGGTCGGGCATTCGCTCGGTGCCACGGTGGTCTTGGCCTTGGCAGAGAGTCTGCCAGCGCGCATAGCGCATCTCGTGATCATCGCTGGCCCGGTACCCCGCCCAGGTCGTTCGATTACCGATTCGTTTCCGCTCCTCATCAGAGTTGCGAGCCGGGTTGTCTTGCGATCGAGCGACCCGACCTTTCCTCCATCGCCACGCCTCGCGGCGCGCACGATGTTGAACGGTCTGGATCGGCGGGTTGTCCAGGAGACATGCGCCCGCTTGACAGCCGAGTCACGGTTTTTGGTGCTTGAGCCGCTCCGTTGGAGTGGCCGGCCATCGGTGCCTTGCACTTACATCCGATGCCTGCGCGACCGAAGCGCGTTGTCCCCGCGGCATCAGGAGCGCATGGCACGCAACTTGGGGGCGCAGGTGCAGATGTTCTCGCTCGGTACTTGCCACTATCCCATGCTGGAGCGACCAGAAGATATTGCAGCTCTGCTCAATAGGGTTGGCGATGCCGTTATTGTCAATTTCGCCTAG
- a CDS encoding YgiT-type zinc finger protein, translating to MGGRLENEEDTAMKCRVCGSRLRPMTTDLPFKITERTIVILKQLPVTQCEQCREYSIEDSVFARVEELLSKADTSAELEIIPFAA from the coding sequence ATGGGAGGCAGACTTGAAAACGAGGAGGACACGGCAATGAAGTGCCGAGTTTGCGGGAGCAGGCTACGACCAATGACAACAGACCTTCCGTTCAAAATCACGGAACGGACGATTGTGATCCTCAAGCAGCTGCCAGTAACGCAGTGCGAGCAGTGCAGGGAGTATTCGATTGAGGATTCGGTCTTCGCAAGAGTTGAAGAACTGCTTTCGAAAGCCGATACATCGGCTGAGCTTGAGATCATTCCATTTGCTGCTTGA